Proteins encoded by one window of Babylonia areolata isolate BAREFJ2019XMU chromosome 8, ASM4173473v1, whole genome shotgun sequence:
- the LOC143285050 gene encoding heme-binding protein 2-like gives MTRKHVTTWLMTCLMLVGASSASIVRTFTFEADSGDSQPQRTNVQEKAMHNNETTGPATAPYDPPMCKRFPCPPSSLKEDMKSYRKEYFPEAWYAKVHVEGKPMISALFAAYDKLSKYFNGANEDLARLPMTSPIIFRVDPGEPGGMFSPRNFTLFFYIHPKVKLPPPAPLDKEIVVLEVNSYTLYVRTFSSYTVNYADWMRELLQLAADVESNGEEYRKEYFYFATYDSPYHLNNRINEVQLLAPHPDSPGL, from the exons ATGACGAGGAAACACGTGACCACGTGGCTGATGACGTGTCTGATGCTGGTTGGAGCGTCCTCAGCTTCCATCGTACGCACCTTTACCTTTGAGGCGGACAGTGGTGACTCCCAGCCCCAGAGAACAAA TGTGCAGGAGAAGGCCATGCACAACAACGAGACCACGGGGCCAGCGACAGCTCCCTACGATCCTCCGATGTGCAAGCGTTTtccctgccctccctcctccctgaaGGAGGACATGAAG tcgtACAGAAAAGAGTACTTCCCAGAAGCCTGGTACGCCAAGGTACATGTGGAGGGGAAGCCCATGATTTCCGCTCTGTTCGCCGCTTACGACAAACTCAGCAAGTACTTCAACGGCGCCAACGAAGACC TGGCCAGACTACCCATGACAAGCCCCATCATCTTCCGGGTGGACCCAGGTGAACCGGGTGGCATGTTCAGCCCCCGGAACTTCACTCTCTTTTTCTACATCCACCCCAAGGTGAAGCTGCCTCCCCCGGCTCCTCTCGACAAGGAGATCGTGGTACTGGAGGTCAACTCCTATACACTCTACGTCAG AACGTTCTCCAGCTACACTGTGAACTATGCGGACTGGATGCGCGAGCTCCTTCAGCTGGCTGCCGACGTGGAGTCTAACGGGGAGGAGTACAGGAAGGAGTATTTCTACTTCGCCACCTACGACAGCCCCTACCACCTCAACAACCGCATCAACGAGGTGCAGCTGCTGGCCCCTCATCCAGACTCCCCTGGGctatga